The Plutella xylostella chromosome 9, ilPluXylo3.1, whole genome shotgun sequence genome has a segment encoding these proteins:
- the LOC105383095 gene encoding uncharacterized protein LOC105383095, with the protein MRSLLVLAALLLCSTAAPVAQHSTGPASDHNKTDQPVAELEKLKANNESAADNLHDAGTTGAREHLQYHSVEGVKINDEVVSRLEQHVVGEMSPGESPHVHGHLRLDVPAQGIHKEVIQNGEKVIQHDIAPTTTPSNDEQTTKVFHGAARLVQAGPGTNLPQHTAVRRAFNADITKEMNNNMDHYSSYSGVQYSPLDMAEYVFWTGDERGVTAAVEEFLQEGMMSKEEAIVFLQEIKFNIDYLRAHYAQNVKAEEVAQQEKLRAMLAEQAAAKESYQPYRAPPSLQSFPFASSPDIIRSIASRNWELSNALSPGAPARPVSEMRGDLRGDLRSEVKRSAYDPMLQTNILSTSDYDRDGGALVSDEEYSDMMERLRAADSLYTEYTLEEIIYQLAKMMFSQSLSHDPREARAALQRFMAFLELEAERGQLSRSIEKKVLDVMVAALSDTIGDHPELMQAREGTNPGSRLMRQFLEQSVAEPGMSRAMLAAYKDELLKSPPLHKLAYSERN; encoded by the exons GACCAGCGTCTGATCATAATAAAACG GATCAACCTGTTGCAGAGCTTGAGAAGCTGAAGGCTAATAATG AGTCAGCGGCTGACAACCTGCACGACGCGGGCACGACGGGCGCGCGCGAGCATCTGCAGTACCACAGCGTCG AGGGCGTGAAGATCAACGACGAGGTGGTGTCCCGGCTGGAGCAGCACGTGGTGGGTGAGATGTCCCCGGGCGAGTCGCCCCACGTGCATGGACATCTGCGCCTCGACGTGCCCGCGCAGGGCATACACAAGGAGGTTATACAG aATGGAGAGAAAGTAATCCAACACGACATAGCACCCACGACCACCCCGAGCAACGACGAGCAGACTACTAAG GTGTTCcacggcgcggcgcggctggTGCAGGCGGGGCCGGGCACCAACCTGCCGCAGCACACCGCCGTGAGACGAGCCTTCAACGCAGACATCACCAAGGAAATGAACAATAAC ATGGACCACTACTCGTCCTACTCTGGCGTGCAGTACTCTCCGCTGGACATGGCGGAGTACGTGTTCTGGACGGGCGACGAGCGCGGCGTCACCGCGGCCGTGGAGGAGTTCCTGCAGGAGGGGATG ATGAGCAAGGAAGAAGCGATCGTGTTCCTGCAAGAGATAAAGTTCAACATCGACTACCTGCGCGCGCACTACGCTCAGAACGTGAAGGCTGAGGAGGTGGCTCAGCAGGAGAAGCTGCGCGCCATGCTGGCGGAGCAGGCCGCTGCTAAG GAATCCTACCAGCCGTACCGCGCGCCGCCGTCCCTGCAGTCGTTCCCGTTCGCGAGCAGCCCCGACATCATCCGGTCCATCGCGTCCCGCAACTGGGAGCTGAGCAACGCGCTGAGTCCGGGAGCCCCCGCGCGGCCCGTCAGTGAGATGAGGGGAGACCTGAGGGGTGATCTGAGGAGCGAGGTGAAGAGGAGCGCATATGACCCGATGCTGCAGACTAATATACTGA GCACGTCCGACTACGACCGCGACGGCGGCGCGCTGGTCTCAGACGAAGAATACTCGGACATGATGGAGCGGCTCCGCGCGGCGGACTCGCTCTACACCGAGTACACGCTCGAGGAGATCATCTATCAACTCGCCAAG ATGATGTTCTCTCAGTCGCTCTCGCACGACCCGCGcgaggcgcgcgcggcgctgcAGCGGTTCATGGCCTTCCTTGAGCTGGAGGCCGAGCGCGGGCAGCTGAGCCGCTCCATCGAGAAGAAAGTACTCG ACGTGATGGTGGCAGCCCTGTCGGACACCATCGGCGACCACCCCGAGCTGATGCAGGCGCGAGAAGGAACTAACCCGGGCAGCCG ACTAATGCGTCAATTCCTGGAGCAGAGTGTAGCCGAGCCCGGCATGTCCCGCGCCATGCTCGCCGCATACAAAGACGAACTCCTCAAGAGCCCACCGCTACACAAGCTAGCCTACTCAGAGAGGAACTAA